gtcacttaaagggcctgaccattgatctatattactggattggacatcgcctgttgccgctatagctagcgatgcgccgccattactatgcattgagtcatgtcagcaaagcagtgtagttcctaagtgtctgtcacaaaaacagtcctAGCGCCCTTATTTCTTATCCAATTTTGATAAAATATGGCTTAAATTAAAGGGTCCGTGTATCTTTTGGTCATTGGATTTTCCGTCTAGAAATGGGTAATAAAAAACAAGAAACGACGGATTATTTgatttttgttttaaaaaacaaaaaagaaaattaaaaaacaaagaatttctTTTTTTCAGTGTCAAAAAGGGAtaattaaaattttaaaaatcatttgagtttcatttttcatttcggataacaaaaaacaaaattatTTGAAAAATTAAACGAAAATAGGCTTGTTTATTCCTTTTCTGAGACCGGATGTTGTCATTTACGCGACAAGAAGAGGGCGCCAAATTTAACTGTGCCGGTGTTGCTTTAGCCCACAGCAAAATGTCTTTGGAACCGTTCTCGATTATGATTTTAGATATGGCAAAACAAGACCTGTCATCTACAGAAATCTCAGCGCAGATATCTGAAGTAAGTGGAGGAGCAAGAGGATGTTCTGCAAGAAACGTGAGGAGGTTTTGCAATGAAAATGGATTAAGTTTGATGGGATTACCTGACGAACATTTGGAGTTGGAGGTTGCAAAAGCTATAACCGAGGTAggattagagagagagatgtaaaaACGAACATAATATGTGCATGCACACCTACAGTGTcttccataaataaataaataaaatagccTCAGACCTCCATTACTTATAGTCACAGTCAACATAATCCTCACACGGGTCTTTTCAACACATAATTCCAACTCAAAAACGCAAACTTATTTCATGATCGGCTACATCAGCTGGTATGCAGGAATGTGGAaatcatatttatttatattctaGACTGGACCAACATTTGGAAGAAGGATGATGAACGGGTATCTTGCCATGAAAGGAGTGTATGCTGCAGAGAAACGAATTTCATCAGCACTTAGAACTATACATCAGCCTTACCATGAAGCAAGACAGAGGGTATGTTACTGTTAGCTCCAACATTTTACATAATCAAGCAttgaatttatttatttctattaCCTAACGAGTGcatgattttattttttatgtgtttagttgcagttaaacacttgatcTGGAGATATTGTAATCAGAATAAACtgattacatatatataaataaatataaatataagtaaatataagtatatatataaatataagtatatatatatataagtaaatatatttacatatatctTGTTTTTCTAAACATTAAAAAACATTGTCTGTTAGTCCACTTAAACATATTCCTAACTTTGTTGCTCAGACTATTTAAAGTTATTGTTTTTTTATCAGCACATGTTTGCAAACCCTTTGGTCATTAGTGGCTTCTAAAATGTTTGAGACAAAGATTTATTTTGGCTACCACTACCAAATATCGCTGAAACACAACTGCATACTGTATTACTACTACAGTTTTTTTCCTTGTAGCAGCCGAAAAGATGAAGATGCTGCAGGGATTGGAGAGGTCAGTGAGAAGATAGAAGAGCTTGTACTGGCATCACAGAGCCTACCAGATGTGACTGCAGCAATCAGAGAGCTCACCAATGTAGCTGCCACACAAAGAGTGATCCTGACTCCTGACCAGCTACTGACCATAAAGCAAGGGTTCTGCTGTGTTGTTTGTATGAGTAAGTACACAGTAAATAATCATTGTCCcacatgtacatttatttaaGATGCATTTTGTGTAGTTTGTTCCAGAATTAGTATTTTCCAAATACACATAAATTATTAAATTTCATAAACGTAGTCTATGCCTCACTACAATAACAGATTCAAACCTTTTTTTAGCCCAGGGTGTTAACATTGGGAAAGATATGTTAGGTCTATTAAAAAGAAAGCATTATCACCCAGTACATCAATAAAACATTacagtcacacactcacacataatgactagtttttttacttttatctTTTAGAGTTCATTGAGGAACCAGTCTTCACAGAGTGTTGCCGGAGTATTATTGGCTGCAAAACGTGTGTGGAACAGTGGCAGGAGAACTCCGtacactgtgcaaaatgtaGAGGGAACACAGTAGGCAACAACATATTTGAAGTTAATGGTCTGTCAGATGCATTTTCAGTTCTGAGATCCCTTTTTGAAGAGTAAAGTTTTgcacttttacacacacaagtaTGTTCAAAAGCCATTTTGTGTTTAAGTTTGCTTTAAAGGTTCAAACATGTGGGTCAGACTTAATAGTGTAAATGTTATTGACACGTTAGGGCTGTATTATGCCACTTTGGGTTTTTGGTTACAAGTTATAAAGAGCTAATAACTTTCACACATTGCGCTGAGTTGTGGTTATAAGACAGAGCAATGCCTGTTTGTAAGGAGCAAAGTCATTGTTCACTGCTCTAGAGAATAATTCAGAAATGTCTGAATATTGTTCAGCAAACTGGCTCTCAACTGTAATCTTGTCCTGTTCAGAAGAAAAAGGATCAACTCCGAAAGTTGAATGTGGGGTCAGTGAGGAGCCCAGCTGTTGGTTGTAAAGGTCTGCTGCTTCAGctgaatgaggcagcagctccaGTGGTATTTTTTTGGGACACCCTTGGCGAGCCAAGTCATTTGGTATACCTTTACCTGAAAAATAAAGAATGGTTTTGAAacttgtgaaagtcttgtaatTATTGTAATCTTGAAAACACTGTTTAACTTCACCTGGAATGTAATGGGCATTCCATGATTCCACCAGCCTTTTAACACCAATTTCGCACAAGCGGCCAGTCAGGTTAGACACACAATATCTCACAAGACTGTCATTCATGTCTAGTTCCTCTTGATCCACCAGCTGCAGGAGAGCTGTCTTCAGTGGATAGTTGACACGATTGTTGACTTCAGGCCAGATTCGTTCAACTATATGATTCTGTATTTGCACAAAAGATGTGTAATGAGTCAACTTATTCCAGTGgatatatgaaaaatataatgTATTTAGGTTAAATAGTCATTCAGAATTCTCAGAAAATCTGTACATTTACCAGCTCTGCAATAATTTTGCATATTGATTGCTGAGATAgtaaatttaaatatttacctGTAAGTCTGCTTTCCCAAATACAGTTACATAAAATCAAAATGCTCATAATCAAGTAGAACATAAAGTTTGAATTAAATCCAGTGTAGTTGCTACTGCAGTTTAAGTTGTAACCAGATTTAAAAAATAACCCTGTTCTTGGCCATGGTTGATTTTCTATGTTTAAGTACTCTAACATTTTAACAACAATTTGTCTTGTGCATGCAAGAAAACAGTATGCGCCTGAAGTAAATATAAAGATATTATTAATAAAAGCTGGCTTATAAGAGTATTGCCAAAGCAACCAAACAAACTATAAAATACCCTTGTGGATGAAGTCTGTAAATAAGGGCTTCGCTCCTGGTTATGTCGGTGAGATGACAACAGCTCCTGCATGAACAGCGTCAAATAAAACTCCTTGCCATGATCCACTCGCACCTGGTCCCACATACCATAGGTAAGTACTGCTGGCCTATTGGATGAAAAAATCTTATTTTGTGTAAAATGGACAAGTTTATTTTCTCATGGTAATATGCATCATAATAGTGTAAATGTTCAACAGTTATTACACAGTTATATATTCTCTATTGATGGTTGCTATGTGTGTGCAATCCTTATTGTTTCTACAATAATGCATTCACTGTTACCTGAAAACCTCCTCATAGATGGCAAGGTTGTTTTTTATTGGCATTGTAGAATGAGCAACAACCTTTTTGCTGAAGCCATCAATGGCTACAACATGAGTGACCCCAAACATTGTCAGTTTTTCATTTTGGTCCAGATGAACCTTTTGACCCATATAATCAGCTTGATACGGTATGGGGTTGAGATTGCGGGCTCCCTAACAGAGATAGGAAAATGATGTAACTatttcacacacaaaaaaaattgtTACTCACTGCATCAGTTGCACACTTTCTAAATACATCATGATGTCTCTTTGTGTCTGTCTAAAAATAAattgaaaattaaggcagtttATTCTGATTACAATATCTCCAgatcaagtgtttaactgcaacTAAACACATAAGAAAAATAAAATCATGCACTCGTTAGGtaatagaaataaataaattcaaTGCTTGATTATGTAAAATGTTGGAGCTAACAGTAACATACCCTCTGTCTTGCTTCATGGTAAGGCTGATGTATAGTTCTAAGTGCTGATGAAATTCGTTTCTCTGCAGCATACACTCCTTTCATGGCAAGATACCCGTTCATCATCCTTCTTCCAAATGTTGGTCCAGTCtagaatataaataaatatgattTCCACATTCCTGCATACCAGCTGATGTAGCCGATCATGAAATAAGTTTGCGTTTTTGAGTTGGAATTATGTGTTGAAAAGACCCGTGTGAGGATTATGTTGACTGTGACTATAAGTAATGGAGGTCTGAggctattttatttatttatttatggaagACACTGTAGGTGTGCATGCACATATTATGTTCGTttttacatctctctctctagtccTACCTCGGTTATAGCTTTTGCAACCTCCAACTCCAAATGTTCGTCAGGTAATCCCATCAAACTTAATCCATTTTCATTGCAAAACCTCCTCACGTTTCTTGCAGAACATCCTCTTGCTCCTCCACTTACTTCAGATATCTGCGCTGAGATTTCTGTAGATGACAGGTCTTGTTTTGCCATATCTAAAATCATAATCGAGAACGGTTCCAAAGACATTTTGCTGTGGGCTAAAGCAACACCGGCACAGTTAAATTTGGCGCCCTCTTCTTGTCGCGTAAATGACAACATCCGGTCTCAGAAAAGGAATAAACAAGCCTATTTTCGTTTAATTTTTCAAgtaattttgttttttgttatccgaaatgaaaaatgaaactcaaatgatttttaaaaatttaaTTATCCCTTTTTGACACTGAAAAAGagaaattctttgttttttaattttcttttttgttttttaaaacaaaaatcAAATAATCCGTCGTTTCTTGTTTTTTATTACCCATTTCTAGACGGAAAATCCAATGACCAAAAGATACACGGACCTTAAAGGTTAGAATATTGCCAATGTTGTGATATGTAAAACTTAGTATTACCCCAAGAGATAAATTTATAAGCAGTCTGGGAATTTTTCAATTTAGGTAAAATTTTTACAAAACCCTGCATAAAGCCCTTGTAACGTactgatcaggcagacaaggatccaagtgcggataatagtcgcttttattgaaacagcaattacggagtgatcaaacaggcgagtaactctgttcagggggtgtagtgcaggagtgatgtgatcgtagtcaggacagtccagggtcacgccgatgagacagaagccaggaggtacaaagggactaggcaggggacgaggtctaggaggagagcagaggtcggtacacgggagagcagtaacactgagaaaacgcttggtatgtggcatggcaacaatacttcgcaacccggaagagagaggaggaagcttaaatagtagcaaaggggaggggcgatgagcgacaggtgaaccgcatcacacgggtatcatgtgctgttcctgacagcccttttctttcacctggctaaaactaaataacacatgtatgtcatgtttttgatattcaatcataattatggtaaaaagttgtaaataaataactttgataagttttaattatgatcacaattctgatattgaaagtcaaatttatgagtttatctctttatttgtcaactctccccattacagctgtagttttcataaattctttaagtgcaatacctcttatatatgttcaagtataatatgagatggcattagtgtggaggagcatctttgagcactacatgactaaatgtgggtgaaattaattatgaaattatgataGAGAAAATAATGAGTTTGAATCTGAAATTTATGACAAAATTTGTCATTCTTTTTACCTTCAAGTAGCAGAAAAGAGCTTACACAATTCAGTTCCCcacaaatacatagataaattgacctgacacaaaatatacaattttcaaaatcatttattgcagccacttctcattggctacagaatttcatcaactttaataaaatatttattattattaatatggtCTGGAAGGTTGAAAATCTGTGGCACTGCTCCTTCTCTAACATGCCCTCTTCAGTGTACGGTTGATATCAGTGGGCAGTGAGCACTACATATCCCTGCTGTAGATGACGGTCCTCTCAGACGTCCACACTTTCTGACCCATTTACTTTTTTGACAATTTATTGCAAAACATTGAGTCCCTCTTTGGTTTTCCTTACGTGACTGTCTGCTAGATCTAATGTTTATGTCCATCCATGGATGGTCCTCAATGCACAactcaatgcatagtaatggcGCCTGTGTGGCGCATGCTAAGTCACGtgatgtccaatccagtaatatagatcatatCAATATATAGTGTCCGTTAGTGAATTCACCATGagcagtagtagtcgctacagtatctcctgacattacgtttatattatattatattatattattacgtttatatataatacattacggtattatttgtgcatttatttgtaaacgtaatacaagtgaactgttcagtcagacagctacttgtgaaacgaaataccattacaatttcaagcaatttaaagtaggctacgttagtcaaaattccagcacttttcaaacctggaacacagtgcaacattaaaattcgtcaggtaaatgttccttcccctgtttttgaggggtgtttctttacactaccacatatcgttacgggaggacactgcaaaaaatgacttgtaaaacgtgctcgcgctctcacagggtcgcgcgctgcGTGCgaagtcgagcgctacggtcagacgcaaaagtagaactgagccaagaagaaagcaaatatatatatttttactagggaaaataaaaatagtaacgcacagttacgtggataagtaactttaatctta
This Brachyhypopomus gauderio isolate BG-103 unplaced genomic scaffold, BGAUD_0.2 sc77, whole genome shotgun sequence DNA region includes the following protein-coding sequences:
- the LOC143491565 gene encoding uncharacterized protein LOC143491565, whose translation is MLSFTRQEEGAKFNCAGVALAHSKMSLEPFSIMILDMAKQDLSSTEISAQISEVSGGARGCSARNVRRFCNENGLSLMGLPDEHLELEVAKAITETGPTFGRRMMNGYLAMKGVYAAEKRISSALRTIHQPYHEARQRGARNLNPIPYQADYMGQKVHLDQNEKLTMFGVTHVVAIDGFSKKVVAHSTMPIKNNLAIYEEVFRPAVLTYGMWDQVRVDHGKEFYLTLFMQELLSSHRHNQERSPYLQTSSTRNHIVERIWPEVNNRVNYPLKTALLQLVDQEELDMNDSLVRYCVSNLTGRLCEIGVKRLVESWNAHYIPGKGIPNDLARQGCPKKIPLELLPHSAEAADLYNQQLGSSLTPHSTFGVDPFSSEQDKITVESQFAEQYSDISELFSRAVNNDFAPYKQALLCLITTTQRNV